In Actinoplanes lobatus, the DNA window GCGGTGCACACTCTCGGCGCCGAGGCGAGCAACTTCGCGATCCGCAAGATGATGGCCGGGGTCGAGGAGGGGCTGCGCCGCGGCGACACGCTCTCCGACTGTTTCGACCAGCACCCCAAGGTCTTCCCCGAGTTCTACCGCGGCATCCTGCGGTCCGCCGAGCTGACCGGGCAGCTGGACACCGTTCTCAGCCAGCTGGCCCGCTACCTCGAACGCGACCTGGAGGCCCGGCGCCGGATCACCTCGGCGATGATCTACCCCATCATGATCGCCGTCATGTCGGTGGTCACGGTGGTGATTCTGGCCGGCTTCGTGCTGCCACGGTTCCGGACCTTCTTCGCCGACCTGGACGCCGAGCTGCCGCTGACGACCCGGATGATGCTGGCCGCCACCGACTTCGTCACGAACTGGTGGTGGGCGATGCTCGCCGCGGCCGCGACCGGCACGCTGGCACTCGTCGCCGCGCTGCGCACCGACTCGGGCCGGCATGCCGTGGAACGTTTCCTGCTCCGCGTCCCGGTGCTCGGCACCACCATCCAGTTCACCCTGGTCGAACGGTTCTGCCGGATCTTCGCCTCGATGGTCAGCGCCGGCGTTCCGCTGCCGTCCGCCCTGCACGTCGCCACGTCCTCACTGCGCAACCTGGTCTTCGTCCGGGCGCTCAACCAGGTGAGCGAACGGGTTCTCCAGGGCGAGGGCCTGGCCTGGCCGCTCTCCCACACCGGGCTGTTCCCCGGCACCGCCGCCCGGATGATCCGGGTCGGCGAGGAGACCGGCACCCTGGACGCGCAGCTCGAGGTGACCGCCAAGTACTACGAGGGCGAGCTGGACTACAAGCTCAAGAAGCTCACCGCCCTCTTCGAGCCCGTGATGATCATCGTGATGGGCGGCATCGTCGGCTTCGTCGCGATCGCGCTGGTCTCCGCGATGTACGGCATCTTCAACCAGGTCCACATCTGATGCGGGCCACCGGAGACCGCTCGGACGGCGGCGAGACGCTGATCGAACTGATCGTCGCGATCGCGCTCATGTCGACCGCCGTGGTGGCCGTGCTCGGCAGTCTCGTCACCGCCATCACGGTGTCCGACATCCATCGCAAGCAGACCACGGCCGGCGTCACCCTGCACAACTACGCCGAGGCGATCACCCGTACCGTCGACGCCGGCGGATATCCCGCCGGATGCGGCGCGCTCACCGCGAGCTTCACCCCGCCGGCCGGCTATTCCGCGTCGATCAAGAAGGTCGGCTACTGGACCGGGTCCGCGTGGTCGAGCGGCTGTTCGACGGACCGCGGGCTGCGGCAGCTCACGCTGGAGGTCGCGAGCAGCGACTCGCGGGCCGTCGAGAATCTCGTCATCGTGGTGCGCAAGCCGTGCGGACTGGCGGACGCGCTATGCGGCTGACTCCCCGGACCGCGCGCGACGACGCCGGCTTCACCCTGATCGAACTGCTGATCGTGGTCGCCATCACCGCGGTCATCGTGGTCCCGCTGGGCAACGCGCTGATCCTGTACTTCCGGAACACCGACGCCACCGCCGCCCGGATGTCGCTGTCCCACGACGCCCAGATCAGCGCCGCCTACCTGGCCCGCGACGTGGCCGCGGTCGGCCTGCGGGACCTGGACACGGCCGGGCCCGGCGGAACCATCCCGTTCAAGGCCTCGATCCAGGTGAACGCGGCCTTCGACGCCGGCGGCCAGGTCTGCGGCACCTCGGCGACACCCGCCGCGAAGATCCGGCTGCTCGCCGACGACTGGGACGCCTCGACCAGCCCGGCCACCCGTGACACCCGGATCGTGGCGTACTACCTCGCGCCGGCCGGCACGGTGAGCGAACTGCACCGGCTGGTCTGCGCCGACGGCGCCACCACCGACATCGTCGTCGCCCACCACGTCGACCCGGCGACCTTCACCGTGTCCTGCGCGAGCCCCACGACCTGCGAGAGCGCCTCGGTGCCGCAGACGGTGACCCTCGCCTTCTCGGCCACGCTGCCGGGCGCGGACCCGTACCCGATCACCCTCACCGGCCACCGGAGGCAACAGTGAAACGCCGACCCGACGACGAAGGCGCCGCGCTGGTCCTGGTGCTGATCGTGATCTCGGTCGTCGCGGTGGTGCTGGGCGCGCTGCTGACCTACGCGGACACCAGCCTGCGAACCACCATCAACCTGCGCGCCCAGGCCTCGGCCGTCGCGGACGCCGACGGCGCCGTGCAGGCCGCGATCAACAACATCC includes these proteins:
- a CDS encoding prepilin-type N-terminal cleavage/methylation domain-containing protein; translated protein: MRLTPRTARDDAGFTLIELLIVVAITAVIVVPLGNALILYFRNTDATAARMSLSHDAQISAAYLARDVAAVGLRDLDTAGPGGTIPFKASIQVNAAFDAGGQVCGTSATPAAKIRLLADDWDASTSPATRDTRIVAYYLAPAGTVSELHRLVCADGATTDIVVAHHVDPATFTVSCASPTTCESASVPQTVTLAFSATLPGADPYPITLTGHRRQQ
- a CDS encoding type II secretion system F family protein; its protein translation is MKFTYTAVRPDGHEVTGVYRADSREAAELALYDLDMRGVRLEEKKSLLQLELTAPRVKREEVMHLSRQLGAFIAAGLTIVDAVHTLGAEASNFAIRKMMAGVEEGLRRGDTLSDCFDQHPKVFPEFYRGILRSAELTGQLDTVLSQLARYLERDLEARRRITSAMIYPIMIAVMSVVTVVILAGFVLPRFRTFFADLDAELPLTTRMMLAATDFVTNWWWAMLAAAATGTLALVAALRTDSGRHAVERFLLRVPVLGTTIQFTLVERFCRIFASMVSAGVPLPSALHVATSSLRNLVFVRALNQVSERVLQGEGLAWPLSHTGLFPGTAARMIRVGEETGTLDAQLEVTAKYYEGELDYKLKKLTALFEPVMIIVMGGIVGFVAIALVSAMYGIFNQVHI
- a CDS encoding type IV pilus modification PilV family protein; this encodes MRATGDRSDGGETLIELIVAIALMSTAVVAVLGSLVTAITVSDIHRKQTTAGVTLHNYAEAITRTVDAGGYPAGCGALTASFTPPAGYSASIKKVGYWTGSAWSSGCSTDRGLRQLTLEVASSDSRAVENLVIVVRKPCGLADALCG